The genome window TGAAACTTAACCCTGCTGCTCGACGCTGCATCGGTTAAGGACGCGCTGTTACGCGTCGAGACACTGTTAAtcgcccccccccccccccaactACTACGTCTTTCGTTCTCCTTCGTCACTTGCTTTCCTTCGATCGTTTTATTGAGACTCGCTTTCTAAAATTTCGTATCGTATTTAAGATGCTATTTCTCAATGTCGCGTTTGAGACGTATTAATGGCACCGATGTAAATCGTTTTCCAACAACGATTCATTTTGTTCTACTTTATATCGATGTTATTAGTGTCTTAACTTTATATTGATACTAAATgagtttattaaattacctTTCTCGTTCCTTATCCCTTGTTCGATGATGTTTGGAAATATCTTACAGCAGATTATAGATcgaatgtatgaaatattgcCAATCAACGATCGTTTTGAATATTGTACATCGTGTTGTATGTCTTTCATCTTGATTAATGAAATTGGCGCTCATCGAAGTTCATATGACATATCATTATTTAACAATGaggattaattaaataatactaaatattcGTGTCGTCTCATCCTGGTATAAACTAGTGAATGTAATTTAAGTGAATAACGTTAAcaatttatatgattttacATTGACTTCCACATGTTTTTAAACCACGTTTTTAAGACGCGCGAACGTGAAGAAGTTTAGATCGAaactaattttaattcaaactaCACTTACGCCATGCCGATTACAGTGCCATCTGCTCGTTCTCATCAATAATTTGGTAGAAGTTGGTAGTAGCTGTAGAAGTTGGTCGAATAGGGAACAAATTGTGATAGTATTACGCGTTATTGTTTTATGTAACATTTAAAGGATAACTTCGTACTATCATCtttgcaaattaaataatatcacaAAATGGCAACAAGTTTTATGAACAATGGTAAGCACACATCAACTGGTTTTAAGGTTAAGATTTAATTTCGTGCAATTTAAAAAGTTGCACTCTTTTCTGCAAGTTTCAGTCAAGAAGCAATGTCCTTACATGGAAAAATGCTATCGCAAGAACCCAATTCATTTCAACGAGATGTTACATCCACACTGTAAGTTTCATATGTTTCTTGTCAATCTTATCTTAAGTATTCAACCGTGATCAAAGAAAAACATATGATCTGTTTCAGTGGAAAAAATTGTAGTAAATCAGTTAGAAGGCGAAATACAAATTCCCGAGGAACTTGATTTTGAGTGTTCTGATCGTTGTCTTTTGAAAGAACAATTAAAGATCGTACAGATGGTATTAAGAAACGGCAGAAATAGCGATGGAAGCAGTTCTTCAACCACAGCATCAAACTCCAAAATAAATAGTGAGAGTCCAAAAGTCACTATCGGAAAAACAGTTTCTGAAACTTTAAAGGATAAAGTGGAAAAACATAAACAAGTAATGATtcagaaaagagaaaataagtTGAAAAATATGGATGAAGAGGCAGAGGCACTTTTTATGTCTTctaatgaaaaagataatcagagaaaagtttctaaaatgaaaaaagaattagataATCTAAAGACAACTGAAGAAACCATGCAAAAATCTAGCTCGCAAGATAAAAAGAGAGATAGTAATATCTTTGATGATAACgataaggaaagaaagaaaccaaAGTTAAGTCATAATGGACAGGTACAAAGGTGTGTTCAAAATACAAAGAATAGTTTGGTGAATATGGAAAGTTCTAGTTCTTCAACAGGCATGTCTCCGATGGAAAGATTGGAATTGTGCATTTCTATAACATCTAGGAGTGAAATCAGAGAGAGAGCAAttgaaataatgaaacaaCAAGGAATGGAAGTATCTGTGGTAGAACCAGGAAATTTTGGTATAAAATATGCCTTATCAGCTCCATATCACTTATTTCTTACAAGAATTCAAAACTCAAAAGAAACATATAatcaacaattttctataactTTTCCCGAGATCCTAGACATTAGTTTAGgggaaattgtaaaaagtttacatattaattttatggTTAATGTTGGGTGGTTATGTTTGCAATATTTATTGGCTGGACAACGCACAGATATGTCTATTGTATATGGAACAAGAGTGGATGAAGGAAAGGTAAGCTCAAATATCACTATGATACCTGTGTGGATCCCAACAAAGTTTGGTTGTCATCATACTAAAGTCATGATCCTGAAATACAAAGATGATGGAATACGGGTTGTGGTTTCTACTGCAAACTTATATTCAAGTGATTGGAAGAATAGAACACAAGGGTtggttaaataattttagacaTCATTTTGTGCTTGTTTTAAGGAGAAGAGTTGTTTTAATCGATAAACGGTTGTTTCAATGTTGTTGATCAGAGTTTGGATATCGCCACATCTTCCACTGCTGGCAGAATCTGCAAACCCCAGTGATGGAGAATCACCAACAGGATTCAAGAGGGATTTAGAACATTACTTGCACAAATACGGAAAACAAGCTTTAACAGAATGGATTTCCGTTGTGAGAAGAGCAAATTTTTCTTCAGTAAATGTATTCTTTGTAGCATCTGTTCCTGGGAGACACACGGGTGTGGAATATGACTATTGGGGTTATAGAAAATTAGGTCATGTTCTTTCTAAACATGCGAAATTACCTCCTGATGCACCACAGTGGACATTAATTGCTCAGAGTTCAAGTATTGGTAACTTGGGTCCTAATTATGAAAGTTGGATTCAGAAGGAAATAATATCTTCGATGTCAAAGGAAAATCCACCAGGTTTGAAGAGTTACCCGAACTTTCGGTTAATTTATCCATCTTTAAACAATTACGAACAAAGTTTTGATTGTCGAGATGGATCTTCTTGTTTGCCATACAATATTCGAATGCATTCTAAACAAGAATGGGTAGAATCCTATATGTAGTaagttcttaatttttatttacatatttctatttatatatgtacatactgtacatatattatttcagCCAGTGGAAAGCTACACGAACCGCTAGAGATAAAGCAATGCCTCATATAAAAACATACACAAGAATTTCGCCTAATTTAGACAAGATTCCTTGGTTTGTTCTTACTAGT of Bombus pascuorum chromosome 6, iyBomPasc1.1, whole genome shotgun sequence contains these proteins:
- the LOC132907687 gene encoding probable tyrosyl-DNA phosphodiesterase; the encoded protein is MATSFMNNVSVKKQCPYMEKCYRKNPIHFNEMLHPHLEKIVVNQLEGEIQIPEELDFECSDRCLLKEQLKIVQMVLRNGRNSDGSSSSTTASNSKINSESPKVTIGKTVSETLKDKVEKHKQVMIQKRENKLKNMDEEAEALFMSSNEKDNQRKVSKMKKELDNLKTTEETMQKSSSQDKKRDSNIFDDNDKERKKPKLSHNGQVQRCVQNTKNSLVNMESSSSSTGMSPMERLELCISITSRSEIRERAIEIMKQQGMEVSVVEPGNFGIKYALSAPYHLFLTRIQNSKETYNQQFSITFPEILDISLGEIVKSLHINFMVNVGWLCLQYLLAGQRTDMSIVYGTRVDEGKVSSNITMIPVWIPTKFGCHHTKVMILKYKDDGIRVVVSTANLYSSDWKNRTQGVWISPHLPLLAESANPSDGESPTGFKRDLEHYLHKYGKQALTEWISVVRRANFSSVNVFFVASVPGRHTGVEYDYWGYRKLGHVLSKHAKLPPDAPQWTLIAQSSSIGNLGPNYESWIQKEIISSMSKENPPGLKSYPNFRLIYPSLNNYEQSFDCRDGSSCLPYNIRMHSKQEWVESYMYQWKATRTARDKAMPHIKTYTRISPNLDKIPWFVLTSANLSKAAWGIARNDSHHIYSYEAGVVFIPHFVTGSTTFPIKNEEDGVPVFPIPYDLPLTRYGSGDKPFVTEFLSR